Proteins from a single region of Streptomyces spectabilis:
- a CDS encoding N-6 DNA methylase: protein MTAAGIARLAGVGRAAVSNWRRRHADFPQPVGGTDTSPSFALAEVERWLRGQGKLSEVPLRERVWQQLAGHPAGPVTALLHAGCGLLLVHDRHTDWLRLSAVSDAHLARLLPDALDAVLTPRFGKPRRTRAVRVPATPELLPSVPLLRSAAELAAELGAHKAYEFLLGRHLDANPRQYTLTPQGPADLMAALAGPARSVLDPACGTGALLRAAAGAPGQRLYGQDSAPDLAALTALRLALGSDAPATVRTAAADTLRADAHPDVTADAVLCHPPFNDRNWGHDELSYDARWEYGLPARTESELAWVQHALARLRDGGTAVLLMPPAAASRRSGRRIRADLLRRGALRAVIALPPGAAPPYNLPLHVWVLRRPGPGAPAASDVLLVEAAEATAADGRHPDSRHTDGRDPRAWPPVQDAVLDAHRRFERHGTLDEIPGFALSVPVLELLDDEVDLAPARRLPPRAAGGGAQELGEVRDRLGETLRLTAELTPPRAAPGAPDTSRWPLTTVGELARAGALVIRTGGATAAAGVPVLTDHDVLTGAPPAAPAAAHDDALTAQGEPPVLTEPGDVVVPVSGGAAARVVDEATAGAALGRGLVLLRPDPAALDPWFLAGFLRGTANNRQASSYASTSARLDVRRLQLPRLPPERQRGYGERFRALAAFEDALRLAGRLGEQLVRGMYDGLTDGTVAADGPDPAPRQASRAPRAPETPE from the coding sequence GTGACCGCCGCCGGGATCGCCCGCCTCGCCGGAGTCGGCCGCGCCGCCGTCAGCAACTGGCGCCGCCGCCACGCCGACTTCCCCCAGCCCGTCGGCGGCACCGACACCAGCCCCTCCTTCGCGCTCGCCGAGGTCGAGCGGTGGCTGCGCGGCCAGGGCAAGCTCTCCGAAGTGCCGCTGCGCGAACGGGTCTGGCAGCAGCTCGCCGGACACCCCGCTGGCCCCGTCACCGCCCTGCTGCACGCGGGCTGCGGCCTGCTGCTCGTGCACGACCGGCACACCGACTGGCTGCGCCTGAGCGCCGTGTCCGACGCGCACCTGGCGCGCCTGCTCCCGGACGCCCTCGACGCCGTGCTCACGCCGAGGTTCGGCAAGCCCCGGCGGACCCGCGCCGTGCGGGTCCCCGCGACGCCCGAACTCCTGCCGTCCGTCCCGCTGCTCCGCTCCGCCGCCGAACTCGCCGCCGAACTCGGCGCGCACAAGGCGTACGAGTTCCTGCTCGGCCGCCACCTCGACGCCAACCCCCGCCAGTACACGCTCACCCCCCAGGGCCCCGCCGACCTCATGGCCGCGCTCGCCGGGCCGGCCCGCAGCGTGCTCGATCCGGCCTGCGGCACCGGCGCCCTGCTGCGCGCCGCCGCGGGCGCCCCCGGCCAGCGCCTCTACGGCCAGGACAGCGCCCCCGACCTCGCCGCGCTCACCGCGCTGCGCCTGGCCCTCGGCTCCGACGCCCCGGCCACCGTGCGCACCGCCGCCGCCGACACCCTGCGCGCCGACGCCCACCCGGACGTGACCGCCGACGCCGTCCTGTGCCACCCGCCGTTCAACGACCGCAACTGGGGCCACGACGAGCTGTCCTACGACGCCCGCTGGGAGTACGGCCTGCCCGCGCGCACCGAGTCCGAACTCGCCTGGGTGCAGCACGCCCTCGCCCGCCTCCGCGACGGCGGCACCGCCGTCCTGCTGATGCCGCCCGCCGCCGCGTCCCGCCGCTCGGGGCGCCGCATCCGCGCCGACCTCCTGCGCCGCGGCGCCCTGCGTGCCGTGATCGCGCTGCCGCCGGGCGCGGCACCCCCGTACAACCTGCCGCTGCACGTCTGGGTCCTGCGCAGGCCGGGCCCCGGCGCGCCCGCCGCCTCCGACGTCCTCCTGGTCGAGGCCGCCGAGGCCACCGCCGCCGACGGCAGGCACCCCGACTCCCGCCACACCGACGGGCGCGACCCGCGCGCCTGGCCGCCGGTGCAGGACGCGGTGCTCGACGCCCACCGCCGCTTCGAGCGGCACGGCACCCTCGACGAGATCCCCGGCTTCGCCCTGTCGGTGCCGGTGCTCGAACTCCTCGACGACGAGGTCGACCTGGCGCCCGCGCGCCGCCTGCCGCCCCGGGCCGCGGGCGGCGGCGCGCAGGAGCTGGGCGAGGTCCGCGACCGGCTCGGCGAGACCCTGCGCCTGACCGCCGAGCTCACCCCGCCGCGGGCCGCGCCCGGCGCCCCCGACACCTCCCGCTGGCCGCTGACCACCGTCGGCGAACTCGCCCGCGCGGGCGCCCTGGTGATCCGCACCGGCGGCGCCACCGCCGCGGCCGGGGTGCCCGTCCTCACCGACCACGACGTGCTCACCGGAGCGCCCCCGGCCGCCCCGGCCGCGGCCCACGACGACGCCCTGACCGCCCAGGGGGAGCCGCCCGTGCTCACCGAGCCGGGAGACGTCGTCGTGCCCGTCTCCGGCGGCGCCGCCGCCCGTGTCGTCGACGAGGCCACCGCGGGCGCCGCCCTGGGCCGCGGCCTCGTGCTGCTCCGCCCCGACCCGGCGGCGCTCGACCCCTGGTTCCTCGCCGGTTTCCTGCGCGGCACCGCCAACAACCGCCAGGCCAGCAGCTACGCCTCCACCTCCGCCCGGCTCGACGTGCGCCGCCTCCAGCTGCCCCGCCTCCCGCCGGAGCGCCAGCGCGGCTACGGCGAGCGGTTCCGCGCGCTCGCCGCGTTCGAGGACGCGCTGCGGCTCGCGGGCCGCCTGGGTGAGCAACTGGTGCGCGGCATGTACGACGGGCTCACCGACGGCACGGTCGCGGCGGACGGGCCCGACCCGGCTCCGCGGCAGGCCTCACGGGCACCACGCGCCCCGGAGACACCGGAGTGA
- a CDS encoding GNAT family N-acetyltransferase, whose translation MDLAISTLAERPELAGPMWAMDDSWAEFVGHDLVARSHMSRIPDAFPEYVLLATDGQERVVARAFSVPFALRSDERGGARGELPDGGWDQVLVWAFADLRYGDEPDTVSAIEVAIDPAHQGRGLSGRMLAAMRDNARARGFAEVVAPVRPNAKHLEPTTAIEEYAHRTRADGLPHDPWLRVHVRVGGVIAKVAPTSMTVSGSLAQWREWTGLPFDAAEDCLVEVEGALVPVHCVPERGYAVYAEPNVWVRHAL comes from the coding sequence GTGGACCTCGCCATCAGCACCCTCGCCGAGCGGCCCGAACTGGCCGGGCCGATGTGGGCCATGGACGACTCCTGGGCCGAGTTCGTGGGCCACGACCTGGTCGCCCGGTCGCACATGAGCCGCATCCCCGACGCGTTCCCGGAGTACGTCCTGCTGGCCACGGACGGTCAGGAGCGGGTGGTGGCGCGGGCGTTCAGCGTGCCGTTCGCGCTGCGGTCCGACGAGCGCGGCGGGGCGCGCGGCGAGCTGCCCGACGGCGGCTGGGACCAGGTCCTGGTCTGGGCGTTCGCCGACCTGCGGTACGGCGACGAGCCGGACACGGTCAGCGCCATCGAGGTCGCCATCGACCCCGCGCACCAGGGGCGGGGCCTCTCCGGCCGGATGCTGGCCGCGATGCGGGACAACGCCCGCGCCCGCGGCTTCGCGGAGGTCGTCGCCCCGGTGCGGCCCAACGCCAAGCACCTGGAGCCGACGACGGCGATCGAGGAGTACGCGCACCGCACCCGCGCCGACGGCCTGCCCCACGACCCGTGGCTGCGCGTCCACGTCCGCGTCGGCGGTGTCATCGCGAAGGTGGCGCCCACCTCGATGACGGTGTCGGGCTCGCTCGCCCAGTGGCGGGAGTGGACGGGCCTTCCCTTCGACGCCGCCGAGGACTGCCTCGTCGAGGTGGAGGGCGCGCTGGTCCCGGTGCACTGCGTGCCGGAGCGCGGGTACGCGGTCTACGCCGAGCCGAACGTGTGGGTGCGGCACGCCCTGTGA
- a CDS encoding HNH endonuclease family protein, translating to MRFGVTGRRAAAHAVVLAVALGGLTACDVDGKDGAEKGGAPGGRAGTALAAVDSLTVKGRAPKTGYERARFGSAWADTDSNGCGTRDDILKRDLKDVRFRGGGCVVTAGKLAPDPYTGKDVTFTRGRSRVDIDHVVALSDAWQKGAQRWDASKRIALANDPLNLLAVDAGPNRGKGDGDTATWLPPDKGYRCTYVARQVAVKKKYELSVTGAERDAMRRVLSGCPEERLPGGGNPTQAPGRFRAR from the coding sequence GTGAGGTTCGGGGTCACGGGGCGGCGCGCGGCCGCCCACGCCGTCGTACTGGCTGTCGCGCTCGGCGGCCTGACCGCCTGCGACGTCGACGGCAAGGACGGGGCGGAGAAGGGCGGTGCGCCCGGCGGGCGCGCGGGGACGGCGCTCGCCGCCGTGGACTCGCTGACCGTCAAGGGCCGTGCCCCCAAGACCGGTTACGAGCGCGCGCGCTTCGGCAGCGCCTGGGCCGACACCGACTCCAACGGCTGCGGCACCCGCGACGACATACTCAAGCGGGACCTGAAGGACGTGAGGTTCCGGGGCGGCGGCTGCGTGGTCACCGCGGGGAAGCTCGCGCCCGACCCGTACACCGGCAAGGACGTGACGTTCACGCGCGGCCGCAGCCGCGTCGACATCGACCACGTCGTGGCGCTCTCCGACGCCTGGCAGAAGGGCGCGCAGCGCTGGGACGCGAGCAAGCGCATCGCCCTCGCCAACGACCCCCTGAACCTCCTGGCCGTCGACGCGGGCCCCAACCGCGGCAAGGGCGACGGCGACACCGCGACGTGGCTGCCGCCCGACAAGGGCTACCGGTGCACGTACGTGGCGCGGCAGGTGGCCGTGAAGAAGAAGTACGAGCTGTCGGTGACGGGGGCCGAGCGGGACGCGATGCGGCGGGTCCTGTCGGGCTGCCCCGAGGAGAGGCTGCCCGGCGGCGGCAACCCGACGCAGGCGCCGGGGCGGTTCCGGGCCCGATAG
- a CDS encoding nuclear transport factor 2 family protein — MATEAARTTGTVEDATRATVDAFFAARVANDTARLTEIFADDVDWLLADNPVVPWIRPRSTGAECAAQGEELARHTVAQDARVSVDTYLVTGQDAIVMGHLSGTVRATGKSFEGPFALRLTVENGRITRHHLYENSLSVAAACTP, encoded by the coding sequence ATGGCCACGGAAGCCGCCCGCACCACCGGCACGGTCGAGGACGCCACCCGCGCCACCGTCGACGCCTTCTTCGCCGCGCGCGTCGCGAACGACACCGCGCGCCTCACCGAGATCTTCGCCGACGACGTCGACTGGCTGCTCGCCGACAACCCCGTCGTCCCGTGGATACGCCCGCGCTCCACCGGCGCCGAATGCGCCGCACAGGGTGAGGAGTTGGCGCGCCACACCGTCGCCCAGGACGCGCGGGTGAGCGTGGACACCTACCTGGTGACCGGGCAGGACGCCATCGTCATGGGCCATCTGTCGGGCACCGTGCGCGCCACCGGGAAGTCCTTCGAGGGCCCCTTCGCGCTGCGCCTGACCGTCGAGAACGGCCGGATCACCCGGCACCACCTGTACGAGAACAGCCTGTCCGTCGCGGCGGCGTGCACGCCCTGA
- the mfd gene encoding transcription-repair coupling factor, whose amino-acid sequence MTLHGLLDAVVKDAALTEAVKAAADGNRHHIDLVGPPAARPFAVAALARETRRTVLAVTATGREAEDLAAALRTILPPEGVAEYPSWETLPHERLSPRSDTVGRRLAVLRRLAHPSTDGADPETGPVRVVVAPVRSVLQPQVKGLGDLEPVALRTGRSADLNDVVDALGAAAYSRVELVEKRGEFAVRGGILDVFPPTEEHPLRVEFWGDDVEEIRYFKVADQRSLEVAEHGLWAPPCRELLLTEDVRARARELAEAHPELGELLGKIAEGIAVEGMESLAPVLVDDMELLLDVLPEGSMAVVCDPERVRTRAADLVATSQEFLQASWAATAGGGEAPIDVGAASLWGIADVRDRARELGMMWWSVSPFAADLDADDDTLTLGMHAPETYRGDTAKALADTKGWLADGWRTVYVTEGHGPAARTVEVLGGEGIAARLDAELDGISPSVVHVACGSIDYGFVDPKLRLAVLTETDLTGQKAAGKDGQRMPARRRKTIDPLTLEPGDYIVHEQHGVGRYIEMVQRTVQGATREYLVVEYAPAKRGQPGDRLYIPTDQLEQITKYVGGEAPTLHRLGGADWTKTKARAKKAVKEIAADLIKLYSARMAAPGHTFGPDTPWQRELEDAFPYAETPDQLTTIAEVKEDMEKSVPMDRLICGDVGYGKTEIAVRAAFKAVQDGKQVAVLVPTTLLVQQHFGTFTERYGQFPVNVRALSRFQTDTESKATLEGLKDGSVDIVIGTHRLFSSETKFKDLGLVIVDEEQRFGVEHKEQLKKLRANVDVLTMSATPIPRTLEMAVTGIREMSTITTPPEERHPVLTFVGPYEEKQIGAAIRRELLREGQVFYIHNRVESIDRAAARLREIVPEARIATAHGQMSEQALEQVVVDFWEKKFDVLVSTTIVESGIDISNANTLIVERGDNFGLSQLHQLRGRVGRGRERGYAYFLYPPEKPLTETAHERLATIAQHTEMGAGMYVAMKDLEIRGAGNLLGGEQSGHIAGVGFDLYVRMVGEAVADYRKSLEGGEAEEEPPLEVKIELPVDAHVPHDYAPGERLRLQAYRAIASANSEDDVKAVREELTDRYGKLPEPVENLLLVAGLRMLARACGVGEIVLQGTNIRFAPVELRESQELRLKRLYPGSVIKAATHQVLVPRPKTAKVGGKPLVGRELLGWVGEFLASVLGS is encoded by the coding sequence ATGACCCTGCACGGACTGCTGGACGCCGTCGTCAAGGACGCGGCCCTCACCGAAGCGGTGAAGGCCGCCGCAGACGGCAACCGGCACCACATCGACCTCGTCGGTCCCCCGGCCGCCCGGCCCTTCGCCGTGGCCGCGCTCGCGCGTGAGACACGGCGGACCGTGCTCGCCGTGACGGCGACCGGCCGGGAGGCCGAGGACCTGGCCGCGGCGCTGCGCACGATCCTGCCGCCGGAGGGGGTGGCCGAGTACCCGTCGTGGGAGACGCTGCCGCACGAGCGGCTGAGCCCCCGCAGCGACACCGTGGGCCGCCGCCTGGCCGTCCTGCGCCGTCTGGCGCACCCGAGCACCGACGGCGCCGACCCGGAGACGGGCCCCGTGAGGGTGGTCGTGGCGCCCGTGCGCTCCGTGCTCCAGCCGCAGGTCAAGGGGCTGGGCGACCTGGAGCCCGTGGCGCTGCGCACGGGGCGGTCGGCCGACCTGAACGACGTGGTCGACGCGCTGGGCGCGGCCGCGTACTCCCGTGTCGAGCTGGTCGAGAAGCGCGGCGAGTTCGCCGTGCGCGGCGGCATCCTCGATGTCTTCCCGCCCACCGAGGAGCACCCGCTGCGGGTGGAGTTCTGGGGCGACGACGTCGAGGAGATCCGCTACTTCAAGGTCGCCGACCAGCGGTCCCTGGAGGTCGCCGAGCACGGCCTGTGGGCACCGCCGTGCCGGGAGCTGCTGCTCACCGAGGACGTACGGGCCAGGGCGCGGGAGCTCGCCGAGGCGCACCCCGAGCTGGGCGAGCTGCTCGGGAAGATCGCCGAGGGCATCGCGGTCGAGGGCATGGAGTCCCTCGCCCCGGTGCTCGTGGACGACATGGAGCTGCTGCTCGACGTGCTGCCCGAGGGCTCGATGGCCGTCGTGTGCGACCCGGAGCGGGTGCGCACCCGGGCCGCCGACCTGGTGGCGACGAGCCAGGAGTTCCTCCAGGCCAGCTGGGCGGCCACGGCCGGCGGCGGCGAGGCCCCGATCGACGTGGGCGCGGCCTCGCTGTGGGGCATCGCCGACGTCCGGGACCGGGCCCGGGAGCTGGGCATGATGTGGTGGTCGGTGAGCCCGTTCGCGGCCGACCTCGACGCGGACGACGACACCCTCACGCTCGGCATGCACGCCCCGGAGACCTACCGCGGCGACACGGCGAAGGCCCTCGCCGACACCAAGGGCTGGCTGGCCGACGGCTGGCGGACGGTGTACGTCACGGAGGGGCACGGCCCGGCCGCCCGCACCGTCGAGGTGCTCGGCGGCGAGGGCATCGCGGCCCGCCTGGACGCGGAGCTCGACGGGATCAGCCCGTCCGTGGTGCACGTGGCCTGCGGCTCCATCGACTACGGCTTCGTCGACCCGAAGCTCAGGCTCGCCGTCCTGACGGAGACCGACCTCACCGGCCAGAAGGCCGCGGGCAAGGACGGGCAGCGCATGCCCGCCCGCCGCCGCAAGACCATCGACCCGCTCACCCTCGAACCGGGCGACTACATCGTCCACGAGCAGCACGGCGTCGGCCGTTACATCGAGATGGTGCAGCGGACGGTCCAGGGCGCGACGCGCGAGTACCTGGTCGTCGAGTACGCGCCCGCCAAGCGCGGCCAGCCCGGCGACCGCCTCTACATCCCCACCGACCAGCTGGAGCAGATCACCAAGTACGTGGGCGGCGAGGCCCCCACGCTGCACCGGCTCGGCGGCGCCGACTGGACCAAGACCAAGGCCCGCGCGAAGAAGGCGGTCAAGGAGATCGCCGCGGACCTGATCAAGCTGTACTCGGCGCGGATGGCGGCTCCCGGCCACACCTTCGGCCCGGACACGCCCTGGCAGCGCGAGCTGGAGGACGCGTTCCCGTACGCGGAGACGCCCGACCAGCTCACGACGATCGCCGAGGTCAAGGAGGACATGGAGAAGTCGGTCCCGATGGACCGGCTCATCTGCGGCGACGTCGGCTACGGCAAGACGGAGATCGCGGTGCGCGCCGCGTTCAAGGCCGTCCAGGACGGCAAGCAGGTCGCGGTCCTCGTGCCCACGACGCTGCTCGTGCAGCAGCACTTCGGCACGTTCACCGAGCGGTACGGCCAGTTCCCCGTCAACGTGCGGGCGCTCAGCCGCTTCCAGACCGACACCGAGTCGAAGGCGACCCTGGAGGGCCTCAAGGACGGCTCCGTCGACATCGTCATCGGCACCCACCGCCTGTTCTCCTCCGAGACGAAGTTCAAGGACCTGGGCCTGGTCATCGTCGACGAGGAGCAGCGCTTCGGCGTCGAGCACAAGGAGCAGCTGAAGAAGCTGCGCGCCAACGTCGACGTCCTGACGATGTCGGCCACCCCCATTCCCCGTACGCTCGAAATGGCCGTCACCGGCATCCGCGAGATGTCGACGATCACGACGCCGCCGGAGGAGCGCCACCCGGTGCTGACCTTCGTGGGGCCGTACGAGGAGAAGCAGATCGGCGCGGCCATCCGGCGCGAACTCCTCCGCGAGGGCCAGGTCTTCTACATCCACAACCGGGTGGAGTCCATCGACCGGGCCGCCGCCCGCCTCCGTGAGATCGTGCCGGAGGCGCGGATCGCCACCGCCCACGGCCAGATGTCCGAGCAGGCCCTGGAGCAGGTCGTGGTGGACTTCTGGGAGAAGAAGTTCGACGTACTCGTGTCGACGACGATCGTCGAGTCCGGCATCGACATCTCCAACGCCAACACCCTGATCGTGGAGCGCGGCGACAACTTCGGCCTGTCCCAGCTGCACCAGCTGCGCGGCCGGGTCGGCCGCGGCCGCGAGCGCGGCTACGCGTACTTCCTGTACCCGCCGGAGAAGCCGCTCACGGAGACCGCGCACGAACGGCTCGCGACGATCGCCCAGCACACGGAGATGGGCGCGGGCATGTACGTGGCGATGAAGGACCTGGAGATCCGCGGCGCGGGCAATCTGCTCGGCGGCGAGCAGTCCGGGCACATCGCGGGCGTCGGCTTCGACCTGTACGTGCGCATGGTGGGCGAGGCCGTCGCCGACTACCGCAAGTCCCTGGAGGGCGGCGAGGCCGAGGAGGAGCCGCCTCTGGAGGTGAAGATCGAGCTGCCGGTCGACGCCCACGTCCCGCACGACTACGCGCCCGGCGAGCGGCTCCGCCTCCAGGCCTACCGCGCGATCGCCTCCGCCAATTCGGAGGACGACGTCAAGGCGGTCCGCGAGGAGCTCACCGACCGCTACGGCAAGCTGCCGGAGCCGGTCGAGAACCTGCTCCTCGTGGCGGGCCTGCGCATGCTGGCGCGGGCCTGCGGCGTCGGCGAGATCGTGCTCCAGGGCACGAACATCCGCTTCGCGCCGGTGGAGCTGCGGGAGTCCCAGGAGCTGCGCCTGAAGCGGCTCTACCCCGGCTCGGTCATCAAGGCGGCCACGCACCAGGTCCTCGTGCCGCGGCCGAAGACCGCGAAGGTCGGCGGCAAGCCGCTGGTCGGGCGGGAACTGCTCGGCTGGGTGGGGGAGTTCCTGGCCTCGGTCCTCGGGTCGTAG
- a CDS encoding type II toxin-antitoxin system Phd/YefM family antitoxin, with translation MSETLPITEARAKFGSLVRRTAHARERITITDHGQAAAVFINPAELAEMEKRLADLEDDLAVERYRARKAAGTVVGIPQDEARARLGLDRP, from the coding sequence ATGAGCGAGACGCTGCCCATCACCGAGGCACGGGCCAAGTTCGGCTCCCTGGTTCGCCGCACCGCCCATGCGCGTGAGCGCATCACCATCACCGATCACGGCCAGGCTGCGGCCGTCTTCATCAATCCGGCTGAGCTGGCCGAGATGGAGAAGCGACTGGCGGACCTCGAGGACGACCTCGCGGTGGAACGCTACCGTGCGCGCAAGGCCGCGGGCACGGTGGTCGGGATCCCGCAGGACGAGGCCCGCGCGCGACTGGGCCTGGACCGCCCTTGA
- a CDS encoding type II toxin-antitoxin system RelE family toxin, with the protein MSYQVLWEEPALDVAARFMADDPDGVQQVFAATDLLSLDPQPAGTAEYGSPHLRRMHVGRYRVLYEITESTVTVMVLHLGRTA; encoded by the coding sequence TTGAGCTACCAGGTCCTCTGGGAAGAGCCGGCACTGGACGTCGCGGCTCGCTTCATGGCGGACGATCCTGACGGGGTACAGCAAGTGTTCGCCGCGACCGACCTGCTCTCCTTAGATCCACAGCCCGCCGGAACAGCCGAGTACGGTTCGCCCCACCTGCGCCGCATGCACGTAGGCCGGTATCGCGTCCTGTACGAGATCACGGAGAGCACCGTCACGGTGATGGTGCTCCATCTCGGGCGCACCGCCTGA
- a CDS encoding ABC transporter permease translates to MTVLKTSMRNFLAHKGRMALSAVAVVLSVAFVCGTLVFSDTMSTTFDKLFAATSSDVTLTPKNAPDAGDEGPRTGKPETLPAATIAQVKKADGVKSAEGAISSDSVTVVNSKNKDIGPSGGAPTLAGNWTKNDLRSMEITSGHAPRGPTEVMLDADTADKKNLKIGDELRTIAATGSFTAKITGIATFKVTNPGATVVYFDTATAQRELLGATGRFTHVNVTAASGVSDERLKANVASTLGAGAADYKIKTQKESADDNRKSVSSFLDVMKYAMLGFAGIAFLVGIFLIINTFSMLVAQRTREIGLMRAIGSSRKQVNRSVLVEALLLGVVGSVLGIGAGIGLAIGLMKLMSGIGMELSTEDLTISATTPVVGLLLGVIVTVLAAYLPARRAGKVSPMAALRDAGTPADGKSSAVRAALGLVLTGAGVFGLYAAAAADEAKEGSLFLGLGVVLTLIGFVVIGPVLAAFVVRAISAVLLRMFGPVGRMAERNALRNPRRTGATGAALMIGLALVACLSVVGTSMVASATDELDKSVGADFIVQGKQPVSHQVEKRLKDTPYVAHTTRYKELKADITTPDGKTDKGVGLSANDRTYVQDLRRETTAGEMSAAYGPNAMSVGEAFAKDHHLKVGDKLKVAFDDGRTGQLKLAAITDEEGTLDRGAMYLNITTAERYVDADRMPLSDTVFAKAVDGKQDEAYAALKKTLETDPQLKVQDQTDFKQTLKDQVGQLLNIVYGLLGLAIIVAILGVVNTLALSVVERTREIGLMRAIGLSRRQLRRMIRMESVVIALFGALLGLGLGMGWGATAQQLLALEGLKVLEIPWPTIIAVFVGSAFVGLFAALIPAFRAGRMNVLNAIATE, encoded by the coding sequence ATGACCGTCCTGAAGACCTCGATGCGCAACTTCCTCGCGCACAAGGGACGCATGGCGCTCTCCGCGGTCGCCGTGGTCCTCTCGGTGGCCTTCGTGTGCGGCACCCTCGTGTTCTCCGACACGATGTCCACCACCTTCGACAAGCTCTTCGCCGCCACGTCCTCCGACGTCACGCTCACCCCGAAGAACGCCCCGGACGCGGGCGACGAGGGCCCGCGCACCGGCAAGCCCGAGACCCTTCCCGCCGCCACGATCGCCCAGGTGAAGAAGGCCGACGGCGTGAAGTCCGCCGAGGGCGCGATCAGCAGCGACAGCGTCACCGTCGTCAACTCCAAGAACAAGGACATCGGCCCGTCCGGCGGCGCCCCCACCCTCGCGGGCAACTGGACGAAGAACGACCTGCGGTCGATGGAGATCACCTCGGGCCACGCCCCGCGCGGCCCCACCGAGGTGATGCTCGACGCCGACACCGCCGACAAGAAGAACCTCAAGATCGGTGACGAGCTGCGCACCATCGCCGCCACCGGCAGCTTCACCGCGAAGATCACCGGCATCGCCACCTTCAAGGTGACCAACCCCGGCGCCACCGTCGTCTACTTCGACACCGCCACCGCCCAGCGCGAACTCCTCGGCGCCACGGGCAGGTTCACGCACGTCAACGTCACCGCCGCGAGCGGCGTCAGCGACGAGCGGCTGAAGGCGAACGTGGCGAGCACGCTCGGCGCCGGAGCCGCCGATTACAAGATCAAGACGCAGAAGGAGAGCGCCGACGACAACCGCAAGTCCGTCAGCAGCTTCCTGGACGTCATGAAGTACGCGATGCTCGGCTTCGCCGGGATCGCCTTCCTCGTCGGCATCTTCCTGATCATCAACACCTTCTCGATGCTGGTCGCCCAGCGCACCCGTGAGATCGGCCTGATGCGGGCCATCGGCTCCAGCCGCAAGCAGGTCAACCGCTCGGTGCTCGTCGAGGCCCTGCTGCTCGGCGTCGTCGGCTCCGTCCTCGGCATCGGCGCGGGCATCGGCCTCGCGATCGGCCTGATGAAGCTGATGTCGGGCATCGGCATGGAGCTGTCCACGGAGGACCTCACCATCTCGGCGACGACCCCGGTGGTGGGCCTGCTCCTCGGCGTCATCGTCACCGTCCTCGCCGCGTACCTCCCGGCCCGCCGCGCGGGCAAGGTCTCCCCGATGGCCGCCCTGCGTGACGCGGGCACCCCGGCCGACGGCAAGTCCTCCGCGGTGCGCGCCGCCCTCGGCCTGGTCCTCACCGGCGCCGGAGTCTTCGGCCTCTACGCCGCCGCCGCGGCCGACGAGGCGAAGGAGGGCTCCCTCTTCCTCGGCCTCGGCGTGGTCCTCACCCTCATCGGCTTCGTCGTCATCGGCCCGGTCCTCGCGGCCTTCGTGGTCCGTGCGATCAGCGCGGTGCTGCTGCGGATGTTCGGCCCCGTCGGCCGCATGGCCGAGCGCAACGCCCTGCGCAACCCCCGCCGCACCGGCGCCACCGGCGCCGCCCTGATGATCGGCCTGGCCCTGGTGGCCTGCCTGTCGGTGGTCGGCACGTCGATGGTCGCCTCGGCCACGGACGAGCTGGACAAGTCGGTCGGCGCGGACTTCATCGTGCAGGGCAAGCAGCCCGTGAGCCACCAGGTGGAGAAGCGCCTGAAGGACACCCCGTACGTCGCCCACACCACGCGCTACAAGGAGCTCAAGGCCGACATCACCACCCCGGACGGCAAGACCGACAAGGGCGTCGGCCTCAGCGCGAACGACCGCACCTATGTGCAGGACCTGCGCCGCGAGACCACCGCGGGCGAGATGTCCGCCGCCTACGGGCCGAACGCGATGTCGGTGGGCGAGGCCTTCGCCAAGGACCACCACCTGAAGGTGGGCGACAAGCTCAAGGTCGCCTTCGACGACGGCCGGACCGGTCAGCTGAAGCTCGCCGCGATCACCGACGAGGAGGGCACCCTCGACCGGGGCGCGATGTATCTGAACATCACCACCGCCGAGCGGTACGTCGACGCCGACCGGATGCCGCTGAGCGACACCGTCTTCGCCAAGGCGGTCGACGGCAAGCAGGACGAGGCCTACGCGGCGCTCAAGAAGACCCTGGAGACGGACCCGCAGCTCAAGGTCCAGGACCAGACCGACTTCAAGCAGACCCTGAAGGACCAGGTCGGCCAGCTCCTGAACATCGTCTACGGCCTTCTCGGCCTCGCGATCATCGTGGCCATCCTGGGCGTGGTGAACACCCTGGCCCTCTCCGTGGTGGAGCGCACCCGTGAGATCGGCCTGATGCGGGCCATCGGCCTCTCGCGCCGCCAGCTGCGCCGCATGATCCGCATGGAGTCGGTGGTCATCGCCCTCTTCGGCGCCCTCCTCGGCCTCGGCCTGGGCATGGGCTGGGGCGCGACCGCGCAGCAGCTCCTCGCTCTGGAGGGCCTGAAGGTCCTGGAGATCCCCTGGCCGACGATCATCGCGGTCTTCGTGGGCTCCGCCTTCGTCGGCCTCTTCGCCGCCCTGATCCCGGCGTTCCGGGCGGGCCGGATGAATGTGCTGAACGCGATCGCGACGGAGTAG